The following coding sequences are from one Aliarcobacter skirrowii CCUG 10374 window:
- a CDS encoding 6-carboxytetrahydropterin synthase, translated as MWEISKEFDFCYGHRVWSQALNVEFSLDSCLMCRHLHGHQGKAIVYLKSDNLKSGMVTDFKHLNWFKKFLDDVIDHKFIIDINDPLFKTLLPNIDKKDLISFKEGYKTVDLTNFKNELLELYESYIIVDFVPTSENISAWLLKIVQNKMDKLNIKVSKIEFLETPKSKSTFYARS; from the coding sequence ATGTGGGAAATTTCAAAAGAGTTTGACTTTTGTTATGGTCATAGAGTTTGGTCTCAAGCTTTAAATGTTGAATTCTCACTTGATAGCTGTTTAATGTGTAGGCATCTTCATGGACACCAAGGAAAAGCAATTGTATATTTAAAGTCTGATAATCTAAAAAGTGGAATGGTTACAGATTTTAAACACTTAAATTGGTTTAAAAAATTTTTAGATGATGTTATTGATCATAAGTTTATAATAGATATAAATGATCCACTATTTAAAACTCTACTTCCAAATATAGATAAAAAAGATTTAATAAGTTTTAAAGAAGGCTACAAAACAGTAGATTTAACAAATTTTAAAAATGAATTATTAGAGCTTTATGAGAGTTATATTATTGTTGATTTTGTTCCAACAAGTGAAAATATTTCAGCTTGGTTGCTAAAAATTGTTCAGAATAAAATGGATAAATTAAATATAAAAGTTTCAAAAATAGAGTTTTTGGAAACTCCAAAGAGTAAAAGTACATTTTATGCTAGAAGTTAA
- the queC gene encoding 7-cyano-7-deazaguanine synthase QueC, with the protein MNNNLKKKAVVILSGGMDSTLSSYIAKNSNYDLIAVHFNYGQRTQDRELKAFRDICKELNVLNKYEIDIPFFSQIGASALTDKTIDVPVDGIEKGVVPITYVPFRNGIFLSIASAIAEKEEASAMYIGVVQEDSSGYPDCSDSFIQKMQNAINEGTKEDTKIEIITPLVHLSKAQIVEEAIKLNVPLELTWSCYKEEDKACGVCDSCRLRLNGFKEANQKDLIPYKES; encoded by the coding sequence ATGAATAATAATTTAAAGAAAAAAGCAGTTGTAATTTTAAGTGGAGGAATGGACTCAACACTTAGCTCTTATATAGCAAAAAACAGTAATTATGATTTAATTGCAGTTCATTTTAATTATGGACAAAGAACTCAAGATAGAGAATTAAAGGCATTTAGAGATATTTGTAAAGAGTTAAATGTTTTAAATAAATATGAGATTGATATTCCATTTTTTTCTCAAATTGGAGCTAGTGCTTTAACTGATAAAACAATAGATGTACCAGTAGATGGGATTGAAAAAGGTGTTGTTCCAATTACTTATGTTCCATTTAGAAATGGTATTTTTTTAAGTATCGCAAGTGCAATTGCTGAAAAAGAAGAAGCAAGTGCCATGTATATTGGAGTTGTGCAAGAGGATAGTTCTGGTTATCCAGATTGTAGTGATAGTTTTATTCAAAAAATGCAAAATGCTATAAATGAAGGGACAAAAGAGGATACAAAAATAGAGATAATAACTCCTCTTGTTCATTTAAGTAAAGCTCAAATTGTAGAAGAAGCTATAAAATTAAATGTTCCACTAGAACTTACTTGGTCTTGCTACAAAGAAGAAGATAAAGCTTGTGGAGTTTGTGACTCTTGTAGGCTTCGATTAAATGGATTTAAAGAGGCAAATCAAAAAGATTTAATACCATACAAGGAGAGTTAA
- a CDS encoding 16S rRNA (uracil(1498)-N(3))-methyltransferase — MQFVYDKSSKNEILELVDENYNYIIKARRHKIGDEIYFRNLEDDFIYLYKIVELNKKSATLTLVNSEKKVIENSRKLHLVWCVVDPKTVEKSIASLNEIGVDKITFVYSDFSQKNFKINIEKLNKILINSSSQCGRSSIVKLEISKTLDSFLRQNPKSYILDFSNNFIDDKKDEIDTLVIGCEGGFSKREKSNFNKDFVVGFNSNLILRSETAIVSATSKILL; from the coding sequence ATGCAGTTTGTTTATGATAAATCTTCTAAAAATGAGATCTTAGAGCTAGTTGATGAAAACTACAACTATATAATAAAAGCAAGAAGACATAAAATAGGTGATGAGATATATTTTAGAAACTTAGAAGATGATTTTATATATTTGTATAAAATTGTAGAGTTAAATAAAAAAAGTGCAACTTTAACTTTAGTAAATAGTGAAAAAAAAGTTATAGAAAATAGCAGAAAACTCCACTTAGTTTGGTGTGTTGTTGATCCAAAAACAGTTGAAAAAAGCATAGCTTCACTAAATGAAATAGGTGTTGATAAGATAACTTTTGTATATAGTGATTTTTCTCAGAAGAATTTTAAAATAAATATTGAAAAATTAAATAAAATATTAATTAACTCATCAAGTCAATGTGGTAGAAGTAGTATTGTAAAACTTGAAATCTCTAAAACACTAGATAGTTTTTTAAGACAAAATCCAAAATCATATATTCTTGATTTCTCAAATAACTTTATAGATGATAAAAAAGATGAGATAGATACTTTAGTTATTGGTTGTGAAGGTGGATTTTCAAAAAGAGAAAAAAGTAATTTTAATAAAGATTTTGTTGTAGGTTTTAATTCTAATTTGATTTTAAGATCAGAAACTGCAATTGTAAGCGCAACATCAAAAATATTGTTATAA
- a CDS encoding c-type cytochrome, translating to MRELKILAVVVVLTLITYWGVEPFAHSQMHPAVSNPNFDLVQADAQTSKESIEKAQKALDEAVKGGDEKAINGAKADLAKAIEFEKTINEFWASSKEAIEAKGDVANGQILVTSNCTACHSIESQGFPQIMDNATTAAAYGVATPDLGSSGKIYTKEFLVGFIKNPALASKVSHKFEDGKVHPMPGYDWMSSQEIADMVAYLQSIAPKEMTNKEVFVDSCQRCHGLKYADMQNGTMSAFTPDENIKNYMGKLPPDLSQYIISRGPDYLGKFINDPQKLLEGTAMPRVGLTQEAQDQVIKYMEEIGASKKAEREELGPKFLIYFVIFAIIAFLWKAKLWRDVH from the coding sequence ATGAGAGAATTAAAAATATTAGCAGTAGTAGTAGTATTAACTCTTATTACTTACTGGGGAGTTGAGCCTTTTGCTCACTCACAAATGCATCCAGCTGTATCAAATCCTAATTTTGATTTAGTTCAAGCAGATGCACAGACTTCAAAAGAGTCAATAGAAAAAGCTCAAAAAGCTTTAGATGAAGCTGTTAAAGGTGGAGACGAAAAAGCTATAAATGGTGCAAAAGCTGATTTAGCAAAAGCTATTGAATTTGAGAAAACAATAAATGAATTTTGGGCAAGTAGCAAAGAGGCTATTGAAGCAAAAGGAGATGTTGCAAATGGTCAAATTCTTGTAACTTCAAACTGTACAGCTTGTCATAGTATTGAATCTCAAGGTTTCCCTCAAATTATGGATAATGCAACAACAGCAGCAGCTTATGGTGTTGCAACTCCTGATTTAGGAAGCTCTGGAAAAATTTATACAAAAGAGTTTTTAGTAGGATTTATCAAAAATCCAGCACTTGCATCTAAAGTTTCACATAAATTTGAAGATGGAAAAGTTCATCCAATGCCAGGATATGACTGGATGAGTTCTCAAGAGATTGCTGATATGGTTGCATATTTACAATCAATTGCTCCAAAAGAGATGACAAACAAAGAGGTTTTTGTTGATTCTTGTCAAAGATGTCATGGTTTAAAATATGCTGATATGCAAAATGGAACTATGAGTGCATTTACACCAGATGAAAATATTAAAAACTATATGGGAAAACTTCCTCCTGATTTATCTCAATATATAATTAGTAGAGGACCTGATTATTTAGGTAAATTTATCAATGATCCTCAAAAACTACTTGAAGGTACAGCAATGCCAAGAGTTGGTTTAACACAAGAGGCTCAAGATCAAGTTATTAAGTATATGGAAGAGATTGGTGCATCTAAAAAAGCAGAAAGAGAAGAGTTAGGACCTAAATTTTTAATCTATTTTGTAATTTTTGCAATTATTGCATTCTTATGGAAAGCAAAACTATGGAGAGATGTTCATTAA
- a CDS encoding cytochrome b, producing MAKFEKANSVGEWLDQRLNVKAINKVMMTEYWIPKDINFLWAMGVLLATTFTILVVSGLFLMMYYKPDINLAFDSVNYTIMQEVAFGWLFRHIHGVAASVVFLLIYIHMLTGIYYGSYKQGREMIWISGMLLFVTFSAAGFSGYMLPWGQMSYWAAMVITNLFGGVPVIGDALVVWIRGDFNVADATLTRFFMLHVFLLPIVIMGLIGLHFYTLRIPHVNNQSSDEIDFDAEAEKYLAGNKKESKVIPFWPIFISKDLAVLGVFLIFYFYLVFFHYSFAMDPVNFDPADPMVTPAHIYPEWYFLWSYEVLRGFFFDIAGIKAFDLGLIAFAFANGIFFVLPWLDRDNKILPAHKRPLFFIWFWILVADLIVLTVYGKLPPTGANAWVGFFAAVIFILLFILLPVITKLDQKRRG from the coding sequence ATGGCAAAATTTGAAAAAGCTAACTCTGTTGGTGAGTGGTTAGACCAAAGATTAAATGTAAAAGCTATTAACAAAGTTATGATGACTGAGTATTGGATTCCAAAAGATATTAACTTCTTATGGGCAATGGGAGTTTTATTAGCTACTACATTTACTATTTTAGTTGTTTCTGGATTATTCTTAATGATGTACTACAAGCCTGACATCAATTTAGCATTTGATTCAGTAAACTATACAATTATGCAAGAAGTTGCTTTTGGTTGGCTATTTAGACATATTCATGGTGTTGCAGCTTCTGTTGTATTTCTACTTATATATATTCATATGCTTACAGGTATCTACTACGGTTCATATAAACAAGGTAGAGAGATGATTTGGATTTCAGGAATGCTACTATTTGTTACATTTAGTGCTGCTGGATTCTCTGGATATATGCTTCCTTGGGGACAAATGTCTTATTGGGCTGCTATGGTTATTACAAACTTATTTGGTGGAGTTCCTGTTATTGGAGATGCACTAGTTGTTTGGATTAGAGGAGACTTTAATGTTGCTGATGCAACACTTACAAGATTCTTTATGTTACATGTATTCTTATTACCAATAGTTATTATGGGTTTAATTGGTTTACACTTCTATACACTAAGAATTCCTCACGTAAATAATCAATCATCTGATGAGATTGATTTTGATGCTGAAGCTGAAAAATATTTAGCTGGAAATAAAAAAGAGTCAAAAGTTATTCCTTTCTGGCCAATCTTTATATCAAAAGATTTAGCAGTTCTTGGAGTATTCTTAATATTCTACTTCTACTTAGTATTCTTCCACTATAGCTTTGCAATGGATCCAGTAAACTTTGATCCAGCTGATCCAATGGTAACACCAGCTCATATCTATCCAGAGTGGTATTTCTTATGGTCGTATGAAGTTTTAAGAGGATTCTTCTTTGATATTGCTGGAATTAAAGCATTTGACCTTGGTTTAATTGCATTTGCATTTGCAAATGGTATTTTCTTTGTACTTCCTTGGTTAGATAGAGATAATAAAATTTTACCAGCTCACAAAAGACCACTATTCTTCATTTGGTTCTGGATTTTAGTTGCAGATTTAATTGTATTAACAGTTTATGGAAAACTTCCTCCAACAGGTGCTAATGCATGGGTAGGATTCTTCGCAGCTGTTATATTTATATTACTGTTTATTCTACTTCCAGTAATTACAAAACTAGATCAAAAAAGAAGAGGATAA
- a CDS encoding Rieske 2Fe-2S domain-containing protein, whose translation MSNNTNRRDFIGYSFVAVAAVGGAASLYGMKKVWDPLPSVLAGGFTKIDLSALKAGEPETFTWRGKPIFVLKKTADMEDNKRDLVVGNDRFTVAIGLCTHLGCIPAWKKNEWKCACHGGVFNASGQQTFGPPPRPLDLPPFEVEGNTLVLGNEGPEYKKIAEAMMA comes from the coding sequence ATGTCTAACAATACAAATAGACGAGATTTTATTGGTTACTCATTTGTAGCAGTTGCTGCAGTGGGTGGAGCCGCGTCTCTTTATGGTATGAAAAAGGTGTGGGATCCACTTCCTAGCGTTTTAGCTGGTGGATTCACAAAAATTGATTTGAGTGCATTAAAAGCAGGAGAACCAGAAACATTTACTTGGAGAGGGAAACCTATCTTTGTTTTGAAAAAAACTGCAGATATGGAAGATAATAAAAGAGATTTAGTAGTAGGAAATGATAGATTTACTGTTGCTATAGGTCTTTGTACTCATCTTGGATGTATTCCTGCATGGAAAAAAAATGAGTGGAAATGTGCATGTCATGGTGGAGTGTTTAATGCAAGTGGACAACAAACTTTTGGACCACCACCAAGACCACTTGATTTACCACCATTTGAAGTTGAGGGAAATACTTTAGTTCTTGGAAATGAAGGACCTGAATATAAAAAAATCGCTGAAGCGATGATGGCATAA
- the thrC gene encoding threonine synthase has translation MNFIETRGNDGVKPLEVSFSEAILNPSSSFGGLYVPKDLPKLDKNFIENHLNKSYKELAFDILKAFEIDIDDSEIQKALDLYDNFDNPLNPSPVVKVKDDLYVNEQYHGPTRAFKDMALQPFGSIFSSIAQKRGENYLILAATSGDTGPAALNTFRNKKNIQVVCLYPDGGTSDVQRLQMVCEDGENLKVLGIKGNFDDAQNALKSLLASSSFKAELEKDDIKLSAANSVNFGRIIFQIIYHFWSYLELIRQNAIKNGEKIYLVVPSGNFGNVLGAYYAQKMGLCIEKLLVASNENNILTQWINTGIYDIRDKALKLTKSPAMDILKSSNIERVIFDLFGSLRTKELMEDLNKNNIFTMTQNETKELQKYFSATFSNDSFGNKTIKEFLDAGYLMDPHTATCIKAYNDLREKPLKTVIYSTAEWTKFSPTVLNALKQDSHKYSDKEALEEISTKFGANLPQSIKNLFNAKINHSLVINKENIESEIIKFIRKS, from the coding sequence ATGAATTTTATAGAGACTAGAGGAAATGATGGAGTAAAACCACTAGAAGTTAGTTTTAGTGAAGCTATTTTAAATCCAAGTAGCTCTTTTGGAGGACTTTATGTACCAAAAGATTTACCAAAATTAGATAAAAATTTTATTGAAAATCACTTAAACAAAAGCTATAAAGAGCTTGCATTTGATATTTTAAAAGCTTTTGAAATAGATATTGATGATAGTGAAATACAAAAAGCACTTGATTTATATGATAATTTTGATAATCCTTTAAATCCAAGTCCTGTTGTAAAAGTTAAAGATGATTTATATGTAAATGAACAGTATCATGGTCCAACAAGGGCTTTTAAAGATATGGCACTTCAACCTTTTGGAAGTATTTTTAGCTCTATTGCACAAAAAAGAGGTGAAAACTACCTAATACTAGCAGCAACATCTGGAGATACAGGACCAGCTGCTTTAAATACTTTTAGAAATAAAAAGAATATTCAAGTTGTTTGTCTATATCCAGATGGAGGAACTTCTGATGTTCAAAGGCTTCAAATGGTTTGTGAAGATGGAGAAAATCTAAAAGTTTTAGGAATAAAAGGAAACTTTGATGATGCACAGAATGCTCTAAAATCTCTTTTAGCTTCAAGTAGTTTTAAAGCAGAGTTGGAAAAAGATGATATTAAATTAAGTGCTGCAAATAGTGTTAATTTTGGAAGAATTATTTTTCAAATAATCTATCACTTCTGGTCATATTTAGAACTTATTCGTCAAAATGCTATTAAAAATGGTGAAAAAATTTATTTAGTAGTTCCAAGTGGTAATTTTGGAAATGTTCTTGGAGCATACTATGCACAAAAAATGGGGCTTTGTATAGAGAAACTTTTAGTTGCATCAAATGAAAATAATATTTTAACACAATGGATAAACACAGGTATTTATGATATCAGAGATAAAGCTCTAAAACTTACAAAATCTCCAGCTATGGATATCTTAAAATCTTCAAACATAGAAAGAGTAATTTTTGATCTATTTGGTAGCTTGAGAACAAAAGAGTTAATGGAAGATTTAAATAAAAATAATATATTTACAATGACTCAAAATGAGACAAAAGAGCTACAAAAATATTTTAGTGCTACTTTTAGTAATGATTCATTTGGTAACAAAACTATAAAAGAGTTTTTAGATGCTGGATATTTAATGGATCCTCATACAGCAACTTGTATAAAAGCTTACAATGACCTAAGAGAAAAACCACTAAAAACTGTAATATACTCAACAGCAGAGTGGACAAAATTTTCACCAACGGTTTTAAATGCTTTAAAGCAAGACTCTCATAAATATAGTGATAAAGAGGCCTTAGAAGAGATTAGTACAAAATTTGGTGCTAATTTACCTCAATCTATTAAAAATCTTTTTAATGCCAAAATAAATCACTCTTTAGTAATAAATAAAGAGAATATTGAATCTGAAATAATAAAGTTTATTAGAAAATCATAA
- the argB gene encoding acetylglutamate kinase gives MAQSNQKVQTLIDAIPYFKKFYGKVVVIKYGGSAQTSDDLKDKFAQDIVLLTLLGIKPIVVHGGGARITELLTKLEIPSSFKDGYRVTCKDSMRVVEMVLSGEINKNISSLLNYHGAKAIGISGKDSNLISAVAKDNGALGYTGDITSVNGEMLFKLINEGFIPVIAPIANSDEPNHPGYNINADVAACKIAMAVKAQKVIFLTDTIGVLNKSGELIQTLDKQSVEIFKKDGTIAGGMIPKVDSCIEAIHNGVNKAHIIDGRVEHSILLELFTSDGIGTQFIRVDNPNNGVDIKKLLDN, from the coding sequence TTGGCTCAATCAAATCAAAAAGTTCAAACTCTAATTGATGCTATTCCATACTTTAAAAAATTTTATGGAAAAGTTGTTGTAATTAAATATGGTGGAAGTGCACAAACAAGTGATGATTTAAAAGATAAATTTGCACAAGATATTGTTTTATTAACACTTTTAGGAATAAAACCTATTGTTGTTCACGGTGGAGGAGCAAGAATTACAGAGCTTTTAACAAAACTTGAAATTCCATCATCTTTTAAAGATGGATATAGAGTTACTTGTAAAGATAGCATGAGAGTTGTTGAGATGGTTTTAAGTGGAGAGATAAATAAAAATATCTCTTCGCTATTAAACTATCACGGTGCAAAAGCAATTGGAATATCAGGAAAAGATTCAAATCTTATTAGTGCTGTTGCAAAAGATAATGGAGCTTTAGGATACACTGGAGATATAACTTCAGTTAATGGTGAAATGCTTTTTAAACTAATAAATGAGGGGTTTATTCCAGTAATTGCTCCAATAGCAAATAGTGATGAGCCAAATCACCCTGGATATAATATAAATGCCGATGTAGCTGCTTGTAAAATTGCAATGGCAGTTAAAGCTCAAAAAGTAATATTTTTAACAGATACTATTGGTGTTTTAAATAAAAGTGGTGAGCTAATACAAACTTTAGATAAGCAAAGTGTTGAGATATTTAAAAAAGATGGAACAATTGCAGGTGGAATGATTCCAAAGGTTGATTCTTGTATAGAGGCTATTCATAATGGTGTAAATAAAGCACATATTATAGATGGTAGAGTTGAGCACTCAATATTACTTGAACTATTTACAAGTGATGGAATAGGAACACAGTTTATTAGAGTTGATAATCCAAATAATGGCGTAGATATTAAAAAATTGTTAGATAATTAA
- a CDS encoding RecB-like helicase, translating to MEKYLALKASAGSGKTFALTVRYITLLLLGAKPNEILTLTFTNKAAAEMSQRVLNTLQTLGDDKSYLGEISRVSNLSEDEILSKKSNLLNLFSNSSLSIYTIDKFVNKILKEFGGYAGVSDDFEILSDDEELLGYNFLNSLDESSFKDLVDFSLYEGKKFNSLFTLFKSLIEKNEEFDTLDIDASLIDLLKDEILKCSFKIKEHFLNCSEASSSAIKAVDFTNFEELFLKTWIQKDSLFDYSYFKKCANETINNEFLNLKELFFKYYKVRASYSLSKIFKLFNKFKEFKFEFNKRKNYYEFNDISNMVYMLLNSKIDRDFLYFRLDSSYNHILIDEFQDTSILQYKILKPLIEEIISGSSEKFKTFFYVGDPKQSIYRFRGGNKELFDYVLKQNSQISLNSLNTNYRSNKVVVDFVNSVFTKLDNFDYEVQNSIKDGGFVEVIEDDSLELDDKFLNISKKIEELLDSGINQSDIAILCYTNSDVLNLYYYLKKVLPNIKISTDMSSKLINAQNVKAVINLIKYLYFKEEIYKENFNAIIGKNINSSLDTNFEFKEKSVEEIIFFLANSFELLDDNVVKLMQDTTKFKNIVEFIYGIDKLESSIENSENSGVQILTIFKSKGLEFQTVILLDRIKRKNHDRSSFLFSYKNMQIDKVFYKIAGLESFDKEYEKALEKEKSLSLDDEKNVLYVALTRAKSNLIVFKKTKSSVFDILNLKSYKDGTLEKSSEKKVDKSVEKIEYSALFLGKQEQKIKVDLNLGDDYLKAKYLGLATHYTLEMMNDFTKDDLDYSLQLSKSRYLTYLSIEDFKIIEKRVELLIQNSQFLNLVNNSLKVHEQSLMYKNELKIVDLLLYKDGFYTIIDYKTTSDILSSHKIQVNYYKKAISDIFKTENVKAYLVYLKESGIDLIEV from the coding sequence ATGGAAAAATATTTAGCATTAAAAGCAAGTGCAGGAAGTGGAAAAACTTTTGCACTAACTGTTCGATACATTACACTACTTTTATTGGGTGCAAAACCAAATGAGATTTTAACTTTGACTTTTACAAATAAAGCTGCAGCTGAAATGAGTCAAAGAGTTTTAAATACTTTGCAAACTTTAGGAGATGACAAATCTTATTTAGGTGAGATTTCAAGAGTTTCAAACTTGAGTGAAGATGAGATTTTAAGTAAAAAAAGCAATCTATTAAATCTATTTTCAAACTCTAGTTTAAGTATATATACAATTGATAAATTTGTAAATAAGATTTTAAAAGAGTTTGGTGGTTATGCTGGAGTTAGTGATGATTTTGAGATTTTAAGTGATGATGAGGAGCTTTTAGGTTATAACTTTTTAAACTCTTTAGATGAGAGTAGTTTTAAAGATTTGGTTGATTTTTCACTATATGAGGGTAAAAAATTTAACTCTTTATTTACTTTGTTTAAAAGCTTAATAGAAAAAAATGAAGAGTTTGATACTTTAGATATTGATGCCTCTTTAATTGATTTACTAAAAGATGAGATTTTAAAATGCTCTTTTAAAATAAAAGAGCATTTTTTAAATTGTAGTGAAGCTAGTAGTAGTGCAATAAAGGCAGTTGATTTTACAAACTTTGAAGAGCTATTTTTAAAAACTTGGATACAAAAAGATAGTTTATTTGATTACTCGTATTTTAAAAAGTGTGCAAATGAGACTATAAATAATGAGTTTTTAAATTTAAAAGAGCTTTTCTTTAAATATTACAAAGTAAGAGCTAGTTATAGCTTAAGTAAAATTTTTAAACTTTTTAATAAGTTTAAAGAGTTTAAATTTGAATTTAATAAAAGAAAAAACTACTATGAATTTAACGATATTTCAAATATGGTTTATATGCTTTTAAATTCAAAAATAGATAGAGACTTTTTATATTTTAGACTCGATAGTAGCTATAATCACATATTAATAGATGAGTTTCAAGATACATCAATTTTGCAATATAAAATATTAAAACCACTAATAGAAGAGATAATTTCAGGAAGTAGCGAAAAATTTAAGACATTTTTTTATGTTGGAGATCCAAAACAGAGTATTTATAGATTTAGAGGTGGAAATAAAGAGCTTTTTGATTATGTATTAAAACAAAATAGTCAAATATCTTTAAATAGTTTAAATACAAACTATAGATCAAACAAAGTTGTAGTTGATTTTGTAAACTCTGTTTTTACAAAATTGGATAACTTTGATTATGAAGTTCAAAATAGTATAAAAGATGGTGGCTTTGTTGAGGTTATTGAAGATGATAGTTTAGAACTTGATGATAAATTTTTAAATATATCAAAAAAGATTGAAGAACTTTTAGATAGTGGAATAAATCAAAGTGATATTGCAATTTTATGTTATACAAATAGTGATGTTTTAAATCTATATTACTATTTAAAAAAGGTTTTACCAAATATAAAAATAAGTACAGATATGAGTTCAAAACTTATAAATGCACAAAATGTAAAAGCAGTAATAAACTTAATAAAATATCTCTATTTTAAAGAGGAGATTTACAAAGAGAATTTTAATGCAATTATTGGGAAAAATATTAATAGCTCTTTGGATACAAATTTTGAATTTAAAGAAAAGAGTGTTGAAGAGATTATTTTTTTCCTAGCAAACTCTTTTGAGTTGTTAGATGATAATGTAGTAAAACTAATGCAAGATACAACTAAATTCAAAAATATAGTTGAATTTATTTATGGAATTGACAAGCTTGAAAGTAGTATTGAAAATAGTGAAAATAGTGGAGTACAAATATTAACAATCTTTAAATCAAAAGGTTTAGAGTTTCAAACTGTTATTTTACTAGATAGAATAAAAAGAAAAAATCATGATAGAAGTTCATTTTTATTTAGTTATAAAAATATGCAAATAGATAAAGTTTTTTATAAAATTGCTGGTTTAGAGAGTTTTGATAAAGAGTATGAAAAGGCTTTAGAAAAAGAGAAAAGTCTATCTTTGGATGATGAAAAAAATGTTTTATATGTAGCATTAACTAGAGCTAAATCAAATTTAATTGTATTTAAGAAAACAAAATCATCTGTATTTGATATTTTAAATTTAAAATCTTACAAAGATGGAACTTTAGAAAAAAGTAGCGAGAAAAAAGTTGATAAAAGTGTTGAAAAAATAGAGTATTCTGCTTTATTTCTTGGTAAACAAGAGCAAAAAATTAAAGTGGATTTAAATTTAGGAGATGATTATTTAAAAGCAAAATATTTAGGATTGGCAACTCACTACACTTTAGAGATGATGAATGATTTTACAAAAGATGATTTAGATTACTCATTACAACTATCAAAAAGTAGATATTTAACTTACTTATCTATAGAAGATTTTAAAATTATTGAAAAAAGAGTTGAGCTTTTAATACAAAATAGTCAATTTTTGAACTTAGTAAATAACTCTTTAAAAGTTCACGAACAATCTTTAATGTACAAAAATGAGTTAAAAATAGTAGATTTATTATTATATAAAGATGGTTTTTACACAATTATAGATTATAAAACTACGAGTGATATTTTATCAAGTCATAAAATACAAGTAAACTATTATAAAAAGGCTATTAGTGATATTTTTAAGACAGAAAATGTAAAAGCTTATTTAGTATACTTAAAAGAGAGTGGTATAGATTTAATAGAGGTTTAA